ACGAACACCAGTTCCTGCCCCCGGGTGTCGCCGGGCCGCCAGACGCGCTCGAGCAACTCCAGACGGCCCGCGGCCGCGAGCTGGCGGATGCCGCTGCCCACCACCGGAGCCACCACGCGCAACCGGGCTCCCGCCTCCACGAGCTGCCGGCTCCGCTCCTCGGCGATGGTGCCGGCTCCGACCAGAAGCACCCGCCGGCCCTCCAGACGAAGGCAGACGGGAAAGTCCACGGGCGTGCTCATGAGACCATCACTCGGAGCTGGATTCTGGAGTTCATTCAGCGCTTCACGTGCAGACCGCACTCGCGGTTGTCGGGCGACTCCCACCACCAGCGGCCCGCACGCTCGTCCTCATACGGCTTCACCGCGCGCGTACAGGGCGCGCAGCCGATGGAAGGGTAGCCGCGATCATGCAACGCGTTGTAGGGCACCCCATGGGCCTTGATGTACGCCCACACTTCCCGGGACGTCCACCGAGCGAGCGGGTTCACCTTGAGCAGGCCATGCGTCACGTCCGCCTCGATCGCCTGGACCTCCGTGCGCGTGACGGACTGCTCGCGCCGCAACCCCGTCACCCACGCCTCCCGTCCCGCCAACGCGCGCTTGAGCGGCTCCACCTTGCGGATGCCGCAACACTCCTTGCGCTCCTCGATGCTCTGCTTGAACGAGAAGTACCCCTTGGTGGACTCCAGCGCCTCCACCCGCGCGCGCTCGGGGAAGAACGT
The genomic region above belongs to Cystobacter ferrugineus and contains:
- a CDS encoding phosphoadenylyl-sulfate reductase, with translation MSASSLSSPAFSPEELRATSEELLDAPAERVLAWVERRFGARAAIASSFGAEDMVLIDLARAHAPSVRLFSLDTGRLPPETYEVMDVVRRRYGVEIETFFPERARVEALESTKGYFSFKQSIEERKECCGIRKVEPLKRALAGREAWVTGLRREQSVTRTEVQAIEADVTHGLLKVNPLARWTSREVWAYIKAHGVPYNALHDRGYPSIGCAPCTRAVKPYEDERAGRWWWESPDNRECGLHVKR